A window of the Helianthus annuus cultivar XRQ/B chromosome 4, HanXRQr2.0-SUNRISE, whole genome shotgun sequence genome harbors these coding sequences:
- the LOC110933819 gene encoding F-box/kelch-repeat protein SKIP11, giving the protein MSNSLDMSSLIHVIGRDLTMKSLMSLPRYNYARIASLNRSFRELIRSGELYRLRSTHQVIEHWVYFSCDPLKWDAFDPVNEKCMNLPMMDTDLGFQFSDKESMAVGTDLLVIGNDMLGPGIYKYSLLTNSWSQGLPMNEPRWLLVSASFKNIAIFAGGVDRNGKIMDAVESYHSETGTWKTLPSMIKPRKLSSGVFMDGKFYVIGGISSNDSNPLTCGEEYDLDTQKWTEIPNMSTGGGGPRMAPPLLAVASNELYAADCAAMELKMYSKKNKEWVAIGRLPEIAHSRDGWGIAFRGCGNRVVIICGPRDTQNRYIEIYSWVPSEGPPQWMRIGWKSSNNFVYNCAIMRC; this is encoded by the coding sequence ATGTCCAACAGTTTGGATATGAGTTCGTTGATCCATGTCATCGGTCGTGACCTCACAATGAAAAGTCTCATGTCCCTGCCAAGATACAACTATGCTCGCATCGCGTCACTAAACCGGAGTTTTCGTGAGCTCATTAGAAGTGGTGAACTTTATAGGCTAAGAAGCACTCATCAAGTAATTGAACATTGGGTCTATTTTTCTTGTGACCCATTGAAGTGGGATGCTTTTGATCCTGTCAATGAGAAATGCATGAATCTACCCATGATGGATACTGACTTAGGCTTCCAGTTCTCGGATAAAGAGTCCATGGCAGTTGGCACAGACCTACTGGTTATAGGAAATGATATGCTAGGTCCGGGTATCTACAAGTACAGTTTATTAACAAATTCATGGTCACAAGGGCTGCCAATGAATGAACCCAGATGGTTGCTTGTGTCGGCCAGTTTTAAGAATATTGCAATCTTTGCAGGTGGTGTGGATCGAAATGGAAAGATCATGGATGCGGTAGAAAGTTACCACAGTGAGACAGGGACTTGGAAGACACTTCCTAGTATGATTAAGCCACGGAAATTGAGTTCTGGGGTCTTTATGGATGGTAAGTTTTATGTAATAGGAGGGATTAGCAGTAATGATTCAAATCCATTGACATGTGGAGAAGAGTATGATCTGGATACCCAAAAGTGGACTGAAATTCCCAACATGTCAACTGGTGGTGGCGGACCTCGAATGGCTCCGCCGCTGCTTGCAGTGGCAAGCAATGAGTTATATGCTGCTGATTGTGCAGCAATGGAACTGAAGATGTATAGCAAGAAGAACAAAGAATGGGTTGCTATTGGAAGGTTGCCTGAAATAGCACACAGTAGGGATGGTTGGGGTATTGCATTTAGAGGATGTGGGAATCGTGTCGTCATCATTTGTGGTCCTAGAGATACCCAGAATAGATATATAGAGATATATTCATGGGTCCCTAGCGAAGGGCCACCACAGTGGATGAGGATTGGCTGGAAAAGTAGTAATAACTTTGTCTACAATTGTGCTATAATGCGCTGTTAA